A genomic segment from Diospyros lotus cultivar Yz01 chromosome 5, ASM1463336v1, whole genome shotgun sequence encodes:
- the LOC127801829 gene encoding uncharacterized protein LOC127801829 isoform X1: MAIGARTNRKSLNSVFVFSAIWAIISLSIAPHEALAKSRRPISDAEIRERKNQCYSDIENGLWGWECKSSMIAKENCALRCLSPACYELLYEGDPLEEGEKDIVRSQEYKYCMHKLSLGESLDGVKGSFNY; encoded by the exons ATGGCTATTGGCGCAAGAACTAATCGCAAGTCCTTGAATTCAGTATTCGTCTTCTCTGCAATTTGGGCAATCATTTCCCTTTCGATCGCTCCTCATGAAGCTCTGGCGAAGTCTCGCCGCCCAATTTCA GACGCTGAGATCAGAGAAAGGAAAAACCAGTGCTATTCAGACATTGAGAA TGGATTGTGGGGTTGGGAATGCAAATCCTCGATGATAGCCAAGGAGAACTGCGCTTTGCGGTGTCTTTCACCTGCTTGTTATGAGCTACTTTATGAGGGCGACCCG TTGGAAGAAGGAGAGAAAGACATTGTCAGAAGCCAGGAGTATAAATATTGTATGCACAA GTTATCACTTGGGGAGAGTCTGGATGGTGTCAAAGGCTCCTTCAACTATTAG
- the LOC127801829 gene encoding uncharacterized protein LOC127801829 isoform X2, with protein sequence MKLWRSLAAQFQETQDAEIRERKNQCYSDIENGLWGWECKSSMIAKENCALRCLSPACYELLYEGDPLEEGEKDIVRSQEYKYCMHKLSLGESLDGVKGSFNY encoded by the exons ATGAAGCTCTGGCGAAGTCTCGCCGCCCAATTTCA GGAAACACAGGACGCTGAGATCAGAGAAAGGAAAAACCAGTGCTATTCAGACATTGAGAA TGGATTGTGGGGTTGGGAATGCAAATCCTCGATGATAGCCAAGGAGAACTGCGCTTTGCGGTGTCTTTCACCTGCTTGTTATGAGCTACTTTATGAGGGCGACCCG TTGGAAGAAGGAGAGAAAGACATTGTCAGAAGCCAGGAGTATAAATATTGTATGCACAA GTTATCACTTGGGGAGAGTCTGGATGGTGTCAAAGGCTCCTTCAACTATTAG
- the LOC127801830 gene encoding uncharacterized protein LOC127801830 isoform X2 yields MASAAASTPASSSTSTSSVDSSRDLMKQIWSYEVAIAELKSLPSSRAVYQKKGNIFFRTNIQEATSFEKRQLDAAKAEQQKLNNWTAP; encoded by the exons atggCATCTGCAGCGGCATCAACTCCGGCTTCGTCCTCCACCTCAACTTCTTCCGTAGATTCCAGTCGCGATCTCATGAAGCag ATATGGAGCTACGAGGTTGCTATAGCGGAGCTCAAGAGTCTTCCCTCCTCTCGG GCTGTGTATCAGAAAAAGGGGAACATATTTTTCCGTACCAACATCCAGGAAGCAACATCATTTGAAAAGA GACAACTTGATGCAGCTAAAGCTGAACAACAAAAGTTAAATAACTGGACTGCACCCTGA
- the LOC127801830 gene encoding uncharacterized protein LOC127801830 isoform X1, translated as MASAAASTPASSSTSTSSVDSSRDLMKQIWSYEVAIAELKSLPSSRVCKFTTAVYQKKGNIFFRTNIQEATSFEKRQLDAAKAEQQKLNNWTAP; from the exons atggCATCTGCAGCGGCATCAACTCCGGCTTCGTCCTCCACCTCAACTTCTTCCGTAGATTCCAGTCGCGATCTCATGAAGCag ATATGGAGCTACGAGGTTGCTATAGCGGAGCTCAAGAGTCTTCCCTCCTCTCGGGTCTGTAAATTCACTACA GCTGTGTATCAGAAAAAGGGGAACATATTTTTCCGTACCAACATCCAGGAAGCAACATCATTTGAAAAGA GACAACTTGATGCAGCTAAAGCTGAACAACAAAAGTTAAATAACTGGACTGCACCCTGA
- the LOC127802808 gene encoding uncharacterized protein LOC127802808, with the protein MGQALEKFQGKEWRRKQMRKIINNAFDRVKNDTGRANLTFEDLYISVLLVYNEINKRLPGPHFDPPTKEQVRAMMQDYDLNLDGELDREEFAKFIQQLTADTVIAVSQGLIITLAVAPVVALMTKKTTEGIPGVGKVVQRLPNSVYASLVTLAVVTFQAEHGIE; encoded by the exons GTAAGGAATGGAGGCGTAAACAAATGAGAAAGATCATAAACAATGCTTTTGATCGTGTAAAGAATGACACGGGAAGAGCTAATTTGACATTTGAAGATCTGTACATTTCTGTACTACTTGTGTACAA TGAAATCAATAAGCGATTGCCTGGTCCTCATTTTGATCCCCCCACCAAGGAGCAAGTTAGAGCCATGATGCAG GATTATGATCTGAACCTTGATGGAGAACTTGATCGTGAAGAATTTGCAAAATTTATTCAACAATTGACGGCAGATACAGTCATCGCAGTTAGTCAGGGACTGATCATAACATTGGCCGTAGCTCCAGTGGTAGCATTGATGACAAAGAAGACAACAGAGGGTATCCCGGGCGTGGGCAAGGTGGTGCAGAGGTTACCAAATTCAGTTTATGCATCGCTTGTGACCCTTGCAGTTGTGACCTTCCAAGCTGAGCATGGAATCGAATGA